A DNA window from Thiothrix subterranea contains the following coding sequences:
- a CDS encoding type II secretion system protein GspD, with translation MRTRIIIILQTWLLLSGLMPLHAQEFVRSERLELPDISLPAPPPSQTQTSVPVAPSPVPSSTPTDYDYNNAAKQQFNRVFDSVYEALDEQNIPASQQAFASTRHLTDGHVVSIEFIEANIREAFHELGNQTRIPFILEDAVQGFVTLKQEKAPMKKVMEMMLAAGGYRYKEMDGYILIGAAESANPVFDDNKQTEVVTPAFLKPSEILALLSEKYAKLVKANDDNSTLAITADPVVLQRIVADIRQIDQQPEQIMLEVLVVDISKTAKSRMGIDWWSSNSGILASPVNRKAIGFEGTEGSFNLLSPLNMLSLRIESLVDIGEAKIWAAPKVLTSNGKKANISVKSIETFPIVSGPQQYLQVETKNFESGVSMMITPKVASDGAINLVIENAQVATIEMAGEAQTTGERLPVLTSRAISTNVTMQNNETLVIGGLLDVRTSEDDKSIPGLGTGVMNHIFGTEQAKRETRDLLIFISPRVIKDKNLKLE, from the coding sequence ATGCGCACAAGAATAATAATAATCCTACAGACATGGCTGCTGCTGTCAGGCTTAATGCCGTTGCACGCCCAAGAGTTTGTCAGAAGTGAGCGTTTGGAATTACCCGACATCAGCTTGCCAGCGCCACCCCCTTCCCAAACACAAACCAGCGTTCCTGTCGCCCCGTCGCCAGTACCCAGCAGTACACCCACCGATTATGACTACAATAACGCCGCCAAACAGCAGTTCAACCGGGTGTTCGATTCCGTGTATGAAGCGCTAGATGAACAAAATATACCCGCCAGCCAGCAGGCATTTGCCAGCACGCGCCATTTGACCGACGGGCATGTGGTCAGCATTGAATTCATCGAAGCCAATATCCGAGAAGCATTTCATGAGCTGGGCAACCAGACGCGCATCCCCTTCATCCTGGAAGATGCCGTGCAGGGTTTTGTTACCCTAAAGCAAGAAAAAGCACCAATGAAAAAAGTCATGGAAATGATGCTGGCAGCAGGTGGCTACCGTTACAAGGAAATGGATGGCTACATCCTGATAGGTGCTGCCGAATCTGCCAATCCAGTCTTTGACGACAATAAACAAACCGAGGTCGTGACCCCAGCTTTCCTGAAACCCAGCGAAATTCTGGCATTGCTCTCAGAAAAGTATGCCAAGCTGGTCAAAGCCAATGACGACAACAGCACCCTTGCTATCACCGCTGATCCGGTCGTATTGCAACGAATCGTTGCTGACATCCGCCAGATCGACCAGCAACCCGAACAAATTATGCTAGAAGTGTTGGTGGTGGATATTAGTAAGACCGCCAAAAGTCGTATGGGGATTGACTGGTGGTCGAGCAACAGCGGCATTCTTGCCAGCCCCGTGAACCGTAAAGCAATCGGGTTTGAAGGCACGGAGGGCAGTTTTAACCTGCTAAGCCCGCTGAATATGCTGTCATTGCGGATTGAATCCTTGGTTGACATCGGCGAAGCCAAAATTTGGGCTGCCCCTAAAGTGCTGACTTCCAATGGCAAGAAAGCGAATATCTCCGTCAAGTCGATAGAAACCTTCCCGATTGTTTCCGGGCCTCAACAATATTTACAGGTAGAAACCAAAAACTTTGAATCCGGGGTTAGCATGATGATTACCCCGAAAGTCGCCAGCGACGGCGCTATCAATTTGGTAATCGAAAATGCCCAAGTTGCCACCATTGAAATGGCGGGTGAAGCCCAAACCACGGGTGAGCGCTTGCCGGTGTTGACCTCACGCGCCATCAGCACCAATGTCACCATGCAAAATAATGAAACCTTGGTCATCGGCGGTTTGTTGGATGTCAGAACATCGGAAGATGACAAAAGCATCCCCGGTCTCGGCACGGGTGTTATGAACCACATTTTCGGCACCGAACAAGCCAAGCGCGAAACCCGCGACCTGTTGATTTTCATTTCCCCCCGTGTGATCAAAGATAAAAACCTTAAGCTGGAATAA
- a CDS encoding GNAT family N-acetyltransferase, with protein MKPESNLTPQDLPAINAVIEAAVMGWQLPERVKRLSLPSYRYDVADLQHLQMQVLRDDASCIVAVAAWEAADPRDTPAQQTGLLLHGLYVHPDFQRQGLGKKLLQAAQQAALAGGYAGLLVKAQADAENFFAACGLVKLPVEDAARDYAHRYWFENDV; from the coding sequence ATGAAACCAGAGAGTAACCTTACCCCTCAAGATTTGCCAGCCATCAATGCGGTGATCGAAGCCGCTGTGATGGGCTGGCAGTTGCCGGAACGGGTGAAGCGCTTGTCCTTACCGAGTTACCGTTACGATGTGGCGGATCTTCAGCATTTGCAGATGCAGGTGTTGCGGGATGATGCCTCGTGCATTGTGGCGGTGGCGGCGTGGGAGGCGGCTGATCCGCGTGATACCCCGGCGCAACAAACGGGTTTATTGCTGCACGGCTTATACGTTCACCCGGATTTTCAGCGGCAAGGATTGGGGAAGAAGTTGTTGCAGGCAGCGCAACAAGCAGCCTTGGCAGGTGGGTATGCAGGGTTGTTAGTGAAAGCGCAGGCGGATGCGGAAAATTTCTTCGCCGCGTGTGGTTTGGTGAAACTGCCGGTTGAAGACGCAGCCCGTGATTATGCCCATCGTTATTGGTTTGAGAATGATGTCTAA
- the katG gene encoding catalase/peroxidase HPI, producing the protein MSDVSKCPVMGHATIPAASHAGRGTSNRDWWPNQLKLNILHQHTAKSNPLGAGFNYADEFKKLDLAAIKQDLYALMTDSQDWWPADYGHYGPMFIRMAWHSAGTYRISDGRGGAGHGNQRFAPLNSWPDNVNLDKARRLLWPIKQKYGNQISWADLFILTGNCALESMGFKTFGFAGGREDIWEPEEDVYWGSEAEWLGGDKRYSGERDLENPLAAVQMGLIYVNPEGPDGNPDVLGSGRDVRETFARMAMDDYETVALTAGGHTFGKCHGAGSATHVGAAPEAAAIEQMGLGWKNSFASGKGGDQIGSGLEGSWTPTPTQWDNSYLDMLFNNEWELTKSPAGAWQWTPKTATESNLAPAADDPAKRVPIIMTTADMAMRFDPIYEPIARHFQQNPDEFADAFARAWFKLTHRDLGPRSRYLGAEVPAEVLLWQDPVPAVDHTLIDAQDIADLKGTLLASGLSIAELVTTAWVSASTFRGSDKRGGANGARIRLAPQKDWAVNQPAQLAKVLTVLEVIQSTFNAAQSGSKKVSLADLIVLGGCAAVEHAAKNAGFAVEVPFAAGRTDATQEQTDVEAFAVLEPVADGFRNYLKGKFAVSAEEMLLDKAQLLTLTAPEMTVLVGGMRVLNAAFTQRPEALTTDFFVNLVDMRTDWQATADENVFEGRDRASGAVKWTGSRVDLVFGANSQLRAVAEVYAQNDSKEKFVHDFVAAWNKVMNLDRFDLA; encoded by the coding sequence ATGAGTGACGTAAGCAAATGTCCTGTCATGGGACATGCCACTATTCCCGCAGCGAGCCATGCTGGGCGTGGCACATCCAACCGCGACTGGTGGCCTAACCAGTTGAAACTCAATATCCTGCACCAGCATACCGCTAAATCCAACCCACTGGGTGCGGGTTTCAATTACGCTGACGAGTTCAAAAAACTCGATCTGGCAGCCATCAAACAAGACCTCTACGCGCTGATGACCGATTCGCAAGACTGGTGGCCAGCCGATTACGGTCACTATGGGCCAATGTTCATCCGCATGGCGTGGCATAGCGCAGGCACGTATCGCATCAGCGACGGGCGCGGTGGGGCAGGGCATGGCAACCAGCGTTTCGCCCCGCTCAACAGTTGGCCGGATAACGTCAACCTCGACAAGGCACGCCGCTTGCTGTGGCCGATCAAGCAAAAATACGGCAACCAGATTTCGTGGGCTGATCTATTCATCCTCACCGGCAATTGTGCGCTGGAGTCAATGGGTTTCAAGACCTTCGGTTTTGCTGGCGGGCGCGAAGACATTTGGGAACCTGAAGAAGACGTGTATTGGGGCAGTGAAGCCGAATGGCTGGGCGGTGACAAGCGTTACAGCGGCGAACGTGATTTGGAAAACCCGTTGGCAGCGGTGCAGATGGGCTTGATCTACGTGAACCCCGAAGGCCCCGACGGAAACCCGGATGTACTGGGTTCAGGCCGAGATGTGCGCGAAACCTTCGCTCGCATGGCGATGGACGATTACGAAACCGTTGCCCTTACTGCTGGTGGACACACGTTCGGCAAATGCCACGGCGCAGGCAGTGCTACCCACGTCGGTGCAGCCCCTGAAGCCGCAGCCATTGAACAAATGGGCTTGGGTTGGAAGAACAGCTTTGCCAGCGGTAAAGGTGGCGACCAAATCGGCAGCGGCTTGGAAGGTTCTTGGACACCAACGCCAACGCAATGGGACAACAGCTATCTGGACATGCTCTTCAATAACGAATGGGAACTGACCAAAAGTCCCGCCGGTGCATGGCAATGGACACCCAAAACCGCCACCGAAAGCAATCTTGCCCCAGCAGCGGATGACCCAGCCAAACGTGTGCCGATCATTATGACCACGGCTGATATGGCAATGCGTTTTGACCCGATTTACGAGCCGATTGCACGGCATTTCCAGCAGAATCCTGATGAATTCGCGGATGCGTTTGCACGGGCATGGTTCAAACTGACCCACCGTGATTTGGGGCCGCGTTCCCGTTATCTGGGGGCGGAAGTGCCAGCGGAAGTGTTGCTGTGGCAAGACCCAGTTCCGGCGGTTGATCATACCTTGATCGACGCGCAAGACATTGCCGACCTGAAAGGCACGCTGTTGGCATCAGGACTTTCCATTGCTGAGCTGGTGACAACGGCTTGGGTTTCGGCATCAACTTTCCGGGGTTCGGACAAGCGCGGTGGGGCAAACGGGGCGCGGATTCGCCTTGCACCGCAAAAGGATTGGGCGGTGAATCAGCCTGCACAGCTTGCCAAAGTGCTGACGGTGCTGGAAGTCATTCAGAGCACATTCAATGCAGCGCAATCCGGCAGCAAAAAAGTGTCGCTGGCGGATTTGATTGTGCTGGGCGGTTGCGCGGCAGTGGAGCACGCGGCAAAAAATGCCGGATTTGCGGTTGAAGTACCGTTTGCAGCGGGGCGCACCGACGCAACACAAGAGCAGACCGATGTCGAAGCGTTCGCCGTGCTTGAACCCGTGGCAGACGGTTTCCGCAATTACCTCAAGGGCAAATTTGCGGTGTCAGCCGAAGAAATGCTGCTCGATAAGGCGCAATTGCTGACCTTGACTGCACCGGAAATGACCGTGCTAGTGGGTGGGATGCGGGTACTCAATGCTGCGTTTACCCAACGGCCTGAAGCACTCACTACCGATTTCTTCGTGAATTTGGTCGATATGCGTACCGACTGGCAAGCCACTGCGGATGAGAATGTGTTTGAAGGGCGTGATCGCGCCAGTGGTGCGGTGAAATGGACGGGTTCGCGGGTTGATTTGGTGTTTGGTGCCAATTCCCAGCTTCGAGCGGTTGCAGAGGTGTATGCGCAGAACGATAGCAAAGAAAAGTTCGTGCATGACTTTGTGGCAGCGTGGAACAAGGTGATGAATCTCGACCGCTTCGATTTGGCATGA
- a CDS encoding energy transducer TonB, which yields MKTNHISGFGISTAVHIGLALFLMPLLFAAETKPEEPPILPVELSMFAPKAPEPAPEPVPQVAPKPPTLSPPPLPQSKPKPKEKPKPEKPKPEKKMEKPLPKPKPEKDLRQEQEQRERREAERREREKQQQREVAERQARQRAQQETAARAAAQAQNAVPVITNPRYRRPPSPPDYPRRALESGTEGTVIVRANVNPSGSVIAARVQKSSGNASLDAAALKAVRGWAFVPATRSGQNIESIVQVPVNFRIR from the coding sequence ATGAAAACCAATCATATCAGCGGCTTTGGTATTTCCACGGCTGTGCATATTGGGTTGGCATTGTTCCTGATGCCTCTCCTGTTTGCCGCAGAAACCAAGCCGGAAGAACCCCCCATTCTGCCGGTGGAATTGAGCATGTTCGCACCAAAAGCGCCCGAACCTGCCCCCGAACCCGTGCCGCAGGTAGCGCCGAAACCACCAACGCTGTCACCCCCACCCTTGCCGCAATCTAAGCCTAAACCCAAGGAAAAGCCGAAACCGGAAAAACCCAAGCCGGAAAAAAAGATGGAAAAACCCTTGCCAAAACCTAAACCAGAAAAGGATTTGCGCCAAGAGCAGGAGCAACGCGAACGCCGTGAAGCAGAACGTCGTGAGCGTGAGAAACAGCAACAGCGTGAGGTCGCCGAGCGTCAAGCACGCCAACGAGCGCAACAGGAAACTGCTGCGCGTGCGGCTGCTCAAGCCCAAAACGCTGTGCCGGTGATTACCAACCCGCGTTACCGCCGTCCGCCTAGTCCACCCGACTACCCACGCCGTGCGCTGGAATCGGGTACGGAAGGCACGGTGATTGTACGTGCCAACGTTAACCCCAGCGGTAGCGTGATAGCCGCCAGAGTCCAGAAATCTTCTGGGAATGCGTCACTGGATGCCGCAGCGCTCAAAGCGGTACGCGGTTGGGCATTTGTACCCGCGACCCGTAGCGGTCAAAACATCGAATCCATCGTCCAAGTGCCAGTCAATTTCAGAATCCGTTGA
- the exbD gene encoding TonB system transport protein ExbD, translating to MKRFDQINMIPFIDIMLVLLAIVLTTASFVSQGLIPVNLPTAEQVSEPSKDEEPLEIAINEKNEFFLGEEKVTLEQMAEKLKVQAKPETLIVLRIDKAAVFEHFVKLIDLLKAQELNNLSIQAQQEP from the coding sequence ATGAAACGTTTCGACCAGATCAATATGATTCCTTTCATCGACATTATGCTGGTGTTGCTGGCGATCGTGCTGACCACGGCAAGTTTTGTGTCTCAAGGGCTGATTCCGGTTAATCTGCCCACCGCCGAACAAGTCAGCGAGCCATCGAAAGATGAAGAGCCGTTGGAAATTGCTATTAACGAGAAGAATGAGTTTTTCCTTGGTGAGGAAAAAGTCACGCTGGAACAAATGGCTGAAAAGCTAAAAGTGCAAGCCAAGCCAGAAACGTTGATTGTATTGCGCATTGATAAAGCGGCTGTGTTTGAGCATTTCGTCAAATTGATTGATTTGCTGAAAGCACAGGAACTCAATAACCTTTCGATACAGGCACAGCAAGAGCCATGA
- the exbB gene encoding TonB-system energizer ExbB, giving the protein MEFLKLYLDHMVLGTLGFMSFIMLAFAVERYIYFWRIKLVDFKHIELLKVALTRNLTTISSVGANAPYVGLLGTVLGILITFHEMGQGNKLDVNSIMLGLAMALKATAAGLLVAIPAILFYNGLMRKVDVLVSRWTALQDGFA; this is encoded by the coding sequence ATGGAATTTCTCAAACTGTATCTGGATCACATGGTGCTAGGCACGCTGGGCTTTATGAGCTTTATTATGCTGGCGTTCGCGGTGGAGCGTTATATCTACTTCTGGCGCATTAAATTGGTGGACTTCAAGCACATTGAGCTGCTGAAAGTCGCGCTGACCCGCAATCTGACCACGATTTCCAGTGTTGGCGCGAATGCGCCGTATGTGGGGCTGTTAGGCACAGTATTGGGGATTTTGATTACCTTCCACGAAATGGGACAAGGCAACAAGCTGGATGTGAACAGCATTATGCTCGGTCTGGCAATGGCGCTGAAAGCTACCGCTGCCGGGCTGTTGGTTGCGATTCCCGCCATCCTGTTTTACAACGGCTTGATGCGCAAAGTGGACGTGCTGGTATCACGTTGGACTGCTTTGCAGGATGGTTTTGCATGA